In Silene latifolia isolate original U9 population chromosome X, ASM4854445v1, whole genome shotgun sequence, the following proteins share a genomic window:
- the LOC141623119 gene encoding uncharacterized protein LOC141623119 — translation MNWRSSCSLCDSSSPCVESISHLFRDCSFAKALWFGCPLGLKITGGVDIDARVWVINWVTYFLSGPDPNSLIFPLIATLWRIWCSRNDMVFKNRRPWPMSVLLSILGDIQCMKEVVCNKDASLLRASLMDSSTDFGLAKRIRNSFPFWIVGGPGCGNVWTVKCDAAWKDDRSAGLGWCLLDGNGILRNTAHARSFASSALQAEGYAAIMALKWALDEGYLHVRLVTDCLNLVLQAAGAEKPIASINCIIHDIKSIASHFHCCSLSFCPRGVNRIAHNLAQEALM, via the coding sequence ATGAATTGGCGATCCTCCTGCTCTCTTTGTGATAGCTCGTCTCCTTGTGTGGAATCTATTTCTCACCTTTTTAGAGATTGTAGCTTTGCAAAGGCTCTATGGTTTGGCTGCCCTTTAGGTCTTAAAATCACGGGAGGAGTGGACATTGATGCTAGGGTTTGGGTCATTAACTGGGTTACTTATTTCCTAAGTGGCCCAGATCCTAACTCCCTCATTTTCCCCCTAATCGCTACCCTATGGAGAATATGGTGTAGCAGGAATGATATGGTCTTCAAGAATCGTCGCCCTTGGCCTATGAGTGTTCTTCTCTCTATTCTTGGTGACATTCAGTGTATGAAGGAGGTTGTGTGCAATAAGGATGCTAGCCTCCTTAGAGCGTCCTTGATGGACTCCTCCACTGATTTTGGGTTAGCTAAGAGGATTAGAAACTCCTTCCCCTTTTGGATTGTTGGTGGACCTGGGTGCGGAAATGTTTGGACCGTCAAGTGTGATGCTGCTTGGAAGGATGATAGAAGTGCTGGCTTGGGGTGGTGTTTATTGGATGGTAATGGGATCTTAAGGAATACTGCTCACGCTCGTTCGTTTGCCTCTTCTGCCCTGCAGGCCGAAGGATATGCAGCTATCATGGCGCTTAAATGGGCCTTGGACGAGGGGTACCTTCATGTTCGACTTGTTACGGATTGTCTTAACTTGGTTTTGCAGGCTGCGGGAGCAGAGAAGCCAATTGCATCTATCAACTGTATTATCCATGACATTAAGTCTATTGCGTCTCATTTTCATTGTTGCTCTCTTAGTTTCTGTCCTAGGGGAGTGAATAGGATAGCTCATAATCTTGCTCAGGAAGCTCTTATGTAA